A genome region from Chlorogloeopsis sp. ULAP01 includes the following:
- the sds gene encoding solanesyl diphosphate synthase: MTPATSLFYPVEADLQILADNLKQLVGNRHPILCAAAEHLFGAGGKRIRPAIVLLISRATMLNQDITPRHRRLAEITELIHTASLVHDDVIDESQMRRGVATVNSLFNNKVAVLAGDFFFAQASWYLANLDNLEVVKLLSEVIMDYAVGETQQALNHFHTSISIETYLKKSYYKSASIIANSSKATGVLSEVSPETAEHLYDYGRHLGLAFQIVDDILDFTSSTDTLGKPAGSDLKSGNLTAPVLFALEEKPYLEVLIERKFAQDGDLEQAMALIYDSQGIQRARDLASHHAKLAVEHIGVLSPSESRQALINMADYVLSRLY; the protein is encoded by the coding sequence ATGACCCCAGCTACCTCCCTCTTTTACCCAGTGGAAGCAGACCTGCAAATACTAGCAGATAACCTCAAACAGCTAGTTGGGAATCGTCACCCCATCCTCTGTGCAGCAGCCGAACACCTATTCGGAGCTGGGGGAAAACGTATCAGGCCAGCAATTGTCCTTTTGATATCACGGGCAACGATGCTGAATCAAGACATTACACCACGTCATCGTCGTTTAGCCGAAATTACAGAATTGATTCACACCGCAAGCTTAGTACACGACGATGTGATTGATGAATCACAAATGCGGCGTGGGGTAGCCACAGTCAATAGTTTATTTAATAACAAAGTTGCTGTATTGGCAGGTGATTTTTTCTTTGCCCAAGCTTCCTGGTACTTAGCCAATTTGGACAATTTGGAAGTCGTGAAATTACTGTCAGAGGTGATTATGGATTATGCCGTCGGTGAGACGCAGCAGGCACTAAATCACTTTCATACAAGTATTTCCATCGAGACTTACCTGAAAAAAAGTTATTACAAGAGCGCTTCAATTATTGCTAACAGTTCCAAAGCTACTGGTGTTCTCAGCGAAGTTTCCCCAGAAACAGCCGAACACTTATACGATTATGGGCGCCATCTTGGTTTAGCGTTTCAAATTGTTGATGACATTTTAGATTTTACGAGTTCTACAGATACTCTGGGTAAACCAGCAGGTTCTGATCTCAAAAGCGGTAATTTGACAGCACCCGTATTATTTGCTCTAGAAGAAAAACCTTACTTGGAAGTACTGATTGAACGAAAGTTTGCTCAAGACGGTGACTTAGAACAAGCAATGGCACTGATTTATGACAGCCAGGGAATCCAAAGAGCACGAGATTTGGCATCTCACCATGCCAAGTTAGCAGTTGAACATATTGGGGTGCTTTCACCTTCAGAATCACGTCAAGCATTGATTAACATGGCTGACTATGTGCTGAGTCGGCTTTATTAG